Proteins co-encoded in one Acidithiobacillus caldus ATCC 51756 genomic window:
- a CDS encoding phosphoketolase family protein — protein MSNVQQPTAQASTPFTHGMSYFGALWPEHAHHGKRPAVQLESGRIADPSDAAAVYQCLLLADALRYCTLQVCAAKASGHPGGFASSADAYAALVMLGHTNIVTEVGHHAPGFYSAMFLDRSLEAMGIFTMEDFAQRYRERHGLLGHLSGAIPGLLAPAGPLGQGQHFALAGALLHPGVLFPVTIGDGGLGEPYVLSAMKHFHFAYPQVTNYLPVLVWNGFSQEHHSMVARMSNAQMREYWRAHDFDEVILVDAKDYDDVGQEGAFVDATRFSPEARLAFTAAVLAGVAKAAESALAGTHTAFIIKQLKGAGVHTTGAKAHNLHPADTLDSPTIRSALERHALAPEAWELVRENCVRAGGGPAGRTVVTEKVLELPPLGDFPLQEFPVGEKAVPSTAMGALVAWLGQQDRRLVVSNADGNEASNMKNINDALKIRHPIADPAYNQDPNGQVYEPLSEDACAGLAAALALFGSRSLWLSYESFAINGWPIVQTVGQAMAELRRRTPSVVCMFTAGALEQGRNGWTHQRPEIEAYIAAQMRNGNVFLLYPCDANSIQVAYEYAATSYNRVMAIIASKSPLPVRLTLEASRRALRDGAIAVAEAGAGSKGSIVFAVLGDMILEPVLALQEPLVRSGYRVRVVSVVNPRALYRPGDLPVDTVAEPDRHFLEDERFHELFDGDLLVAVSGGPATALEPVLQRARYGSLEILAWQRGETTASTGELLQLNGLDSAGMMERLRARGVEVH, from the coding sequence ATGAGCAACGTGCAGCAGCCAACAGCCCAGGCCTCCACTCCCTTCACCCACGGCATGTCCTATTTTGGCGCGCTGTGGCCCGAGCACGCGCACCACGGAAAGCGTCCTGCCGTTCAGTTGGAGTCCGGGCGTATTGCAGACCCCAGCGACGCTGCGGCCGTTTACCAGTGTCTACTCCTGGCCGATGCATTGCGTTACTGCACCTTGCAGGTCTGTGCCGCCAAGGCCTCGGGCCATCCCGGCGGCTTTGCCTCCAGCGCCGATGCCTATGCAGCATTGGTCATGCTGGGGCACACCAACATCGTCACGGAAGTGGGCCATCACGCCCCGGGTTTCTACAGCGCGATGTTTCTGGATCGCTCCCTCGAAGCCATGGGCATCTTCACCATGGAGGACTTTGCCCAGCGCTACCGCGAGCGACACGGACTCTTGGGGCACCTGTCGGGCGCGATCCCGGGACTCCTTGCCCCGGCCGGGCCTTTGGGTCAGGGTCAGCATTTTGCCTTGGCGGGGGCGCTGCTTCACCCCGGCGTACTCTTTCCGGTGACCATTGGCGACGGCGGTCTCGGCGAGCCCTATGTGCTCAGCGCCATGAAACATTTCCATTTCGCCTATCCGCAGGTAACCAATTACCTGCCGGTGTTGGTGTGGAACGGTTTCAGTCAGGAGCACCACTCCATGGTGGCGCGCATGAGCAACGCGCAGATGCGCGAGTACTGGCGAGCCCACGATTTTGACGAGGTGATCCTGGTGGATGCCAAGGATTACGACGACGTCGGGCAGGAGGGAGCTTTTGTCGATGCCACGCGTTTCTCGCCAGAGGCGCGCCTGGCCTTCACCGCCGCCGTTTTGGCGGGCGTGGCCAAGGCGGCGGAGAGCGCTCTGGCGGGTACCCACACGGCCTTCATCATCAAGCAGCTCAAGGGTGCCGGTGTCCATACCACCGGGGCCAAGGCGCACAACCTGCATCCCGCCGATACCCTGGACTCGCCCACGATCCGCAGCGCCCTGGAACGTCATGCCCTGGCGCCGGAGGCATGGGAGTTAGTGCGGGAAAACTGCGTCCGGGCCGGCGGCGGACCCGCGGGACGTACCGTCGTGACTGAAAAGGTTTTGGAGTTGCCTCCCCTCGGCGACTTTCCCTTGCAGGAGTTTCCCGTAGGCGAAAAGGCCGTACCATCCACCGCCATGGGTGCCTTGGTGGCGTGGCTGGGTCAGCAGGATCGACGCTTGGTGGTGAGCAATGCCGACGGCAACGAAGCATCCAATATGAAGAACATCAACGATGCCCTGAAAATCCGGCATCCCATTGCCGATCCCGCCTACAATCAGGATCCCAATGGCCAGGTCTACGAGCCCTTGAGCGAGGATGCCTGCGCGGGATTGGCGGCAGCGCTGGCCCTTTTTGGCAGTCGTTCCCTCTGGCTGTCCTACGAATCCTTTGCCATCAACGGCTGGCCTATCGTCCAGACGGTGGGCCAGGCCATGGCGGAACTGCGCCGGCGCACGCCCTCGGTAGTGTGCATGTTCACTGCCGGTGCTCTGGAGCAGGGACGCAATGGCTGGACCCACCAACGGCCGGAAATAGAGGCCTATATCGCCGCCCAGATGCGCAATGGCAACGTCTTCCTGCTCTATCCCTGCGACGCCAACAGCATCCAGGTGGCCTACGAATACGCAGCCACAAGCTACAATCGGGTGATGGCCATCATTGCCTCCAAGAGTCCCCTCCCGGTACGGCTGACCCTGGAAGCGAGCCGGCGCGCTTTGCGCGATGGCGCCATCGCCGTGGCCGAGGCCGGCGCTGGCAGCAAAGGCAGTATCGTTTTTGCGGTCTTGGGCGACATGATTCTGGAACCCGTGCTGGCGTTGCAAGAACCTCTGGTCCGCTCCGGTTATCGCGTGCGCGTCGTCTCTGTGGTCAATCCACGGGCGCTCTATCGTCCGGGTGATCTGCCCGTGGATACGGTGGCGGAACCCGACCGGCATTTCCTGGAGGACGAGCGCTTTCACGAGCTTTTCGATGGCGATCTTCTGGTGGCCGTAAGCGGCGGACCAGCCACGGCGCTGGAGCCGGTCCTACAGCGGGCCCGCTATGGGAGTCTCGAGATCCTCGCCTGGCAGCGTGGCGAAACCACGGCCTCCACCGGTGAACTGCTGCAACTCAATGGTCTCGATAGCGCGGGCATGATGGAGCGTCTGCGCGCGCGGGGCGTCGAGGTCCACTAG
- a CDS encoding DsrE/DsrF/DrsH-like family protein, which translates to MAGLFIICLSGDRERLQFAAMAASVAAVSGTEVQVFLSMNAFPYFVKGHAKEAPAEGAVGQAMERHQVPPFFQIFEQAVELGDAKIWACSMAMDVLGVKEDGLESIVAGPMGLTKFFSDAEGSTVLTF; encoded by the coding sequence ATGGCGGGTTTATTCATCATTTGCTTGAGCGGTGATCGGGAGCGTTTGCAATTTGCAGCCATGGCGGCTTCGGTGGCGGCGGTATCGGGGACGGAGGTACAGGTGTTTCTGTCCATGAATGCCTTTCCCTATTTCGTCAAGGGCCACGCCAAGGAGGCGCCGGCCGAGGGCGCCGTTGGCCAGGCCATGGAACGGCACCAGGTGCCGCCCTTCTTTCAGATCTTCGAACAGGCGGTGGAACTGGGGGATGCCAAGATCTGGGCCTGTTCCATGGCCATGGACGTCCTGGGGGTGAAGGAAGACGGGCTCGAATCCATCGTCGCCGGCCCCATGGGCTTGACCAAGTTTTTCAGCGATGCCGAAGGCAGCACCGTGCTGACCTTCTGA
- a CDS encoding IclR family transcriptional regulator, with amino-acid sequence MVTKRMQPGIQVIDRLRALLEALAAAGGEATLKTLAADTGLPISTAFRILAAAEANGIIQRDARGHYAFAPRLAEWAELIAGRNDLCTLARPSLVWLRDQVRETVNLSIQEQDEVLYIDRATPARMMRVEQIIGIRAPLHCTAVGKLMLAQQDPAAIAAYALRTGLRALTRHSIASQPSLVRELENIRRLGYALDNEETEEGVGCIAVLLDADLPWTVGLSISAPIERRELAWVKPLHETVRRIQRALRGRKVTLNVHYPQVPAQSRP; translated from the coding sequence GTGGTCACAAAACGGATGCAGCCGGGTATTCAGGTCATCGATCGCCTCCGCGCGCTCCTAGAGGCCCTGGCGGCGGCCGGCGGTGAAGCAACGCTTAAAACGCTGGCCGCCGACACCGGTCTACCCATATCTACCGCCTTTCGCATCCTGGCAGCGGCCGAGGCCAACGGCATCATCCAGCGCGATGCACGGGGTCACTACGCCTTCGCTCCCCGCCTTGCCGAATGGGCTGAACTCATCGCCGGTCGCAACGATCTGTGCACCCTCGCCAGACCCAGCCTGGTCTGGCTGCGGGATCAGGTTCGCGAGACCGTCAATCTGAGCATCCAGGAGCAGGATGAGGTCCTCTACATCGACCGCGCGACGCCAGCGCGCATGATGCGCGTCGAACAAATCATCGGCATCCGCGCGCCGCTCCACTGCACGGCTGTGGGCAAACTCATGTTGGCGCAGCAGGATCCCGCCGCCATCGCCGCCTACGCACTGCGGACTGGCCTGCGCGCCCTCACGCGCCACAGCATTGCCTCGCAGCCATCGCTGGTGCGGGAGCTGGAGAATATTCGCCGCCTAGGCTACGCCCTGGACAATGAAGAGACCGAAGAGGGCGTGGGTTGTATCGCCGTGCTTCTCGATGCCGATCTACCGTGGACCGTGGGCCTTAGCATATCCGCGCCCATAGAGCGGCGTGAGCTCGCTTGGGTGAAGCCACTGCACGAGACGGTGCGGCGCATCCAGCGCGCCCTGCGCGGACGCAAAGTGACTCTGAATGTGCACTACCCGCAAGTTCCCGCGCAGTCCCGCCCCTGA
- a CDS encoding four-carbon acid sugar kinase family protein — protein MATDKIIVIDDDPTGSQTVHGCLLLTRWDDDTLDAAMGDAAPLFFILSNTRALTAPEAARVTREISVAVRGALARAAGRGNAPASLVVSRSDSTLRGHFPLETDVIQEVLGPFDALFLVPAFFEGGRITRSGTHYLHQDGELVPVHRTEFARDSVFAFHHSYLPDYVEEKTGGRIRAREVQVLSRADLRADLPARLHGLGGQACVVVDAEVPEDLAIFARAVREATAAGKRFLFRSAASLLTALADLPPQPVAAEAMGQYRRGDGPGVILVGSHVRKSSEQLAHLLQEPGVEGVEVAVDQTLGEARADHLEACREKIRGIVGRGLDPVIFTSREERRFADRSERLAFGEAVSAFLMELVQTLPENISFLISKGGITSNDTLSVGLGLATARVVGQILPGCSVLLCPDQHPRYPRLPVVIFPGNVGDATSLVRARRRLRGERA, from the coding sequence ATGGCCACCGACAAGATCATCGTGATCGATGATGATCCCACGGGGTCGCAGACCGTCCACGGATGTCTGCTGCTGACCCGTTGGGATGACGACACCCTCGACGCGGCCATGGGCGACGCCGCACCGCTCTTTTTCATCCTCAGCAATACCCGAGCCCTGACGGCTCCCGAGGCAGCGCGCGTCACACGCGAGATCAGCGTAGCGGTGCGTGGGGCTCTGGCGCGGGCCGCGGGACGAGGCAATGCGCCGGCAAGCCTGGTGGTAAGCCGTTCCGATTCCACCCTGCGCGGTCACTTCCCTCTGGAGACGGACGTCATCCAAGAGGTCCTCGGTCCCTTCGACGCGCTCTTTCTGGTTCCGGCCTTTTTTGAGGGTGGGCGCATCACCCGTTCCGGTACCCATTACCTGCACCAGGATGGCGAACTCGTTCCAGTCCATCGGACGGAGTTTGCCCGCGACTCGGTTTTCGCCTTCCACCACAGCTATCTCCCGGATTACGTCGAAGAGAAAACCGGCGGTCGGATTCGCGCCCGCGAGGTGCAGGTCCTCAGCCGGGCAGACTTACGCGCCGATTTGCCCGCGCGGCTGCACGGCCTAGGGGGCCAGGCCTGCGTCGTGGTGGACGCGGAAGTGCCGGAAGACCTGGCCATCTTTGCCCGGGCCGTGCGTGAGGCTACGGCGGCGGGAAAGCGTTTTCTCTTCCGTAGTGCCGCCAGCCTGCTCACGGCCCTTGCCGATCTGCCGCCCCAACCCGTAGCGGCCGAGGCCATGGGACAGTACCGCCGTGGCGACGGACCGGGGGTGATTCTGGTCGGTTCCCACGTGCGTAAGAGCAGCGAGCAGCTGGCCCATCTCCTGCAGGAACCCGGCGTCGAGGGTGTGGAAGTGGCAGTGGACCAGACCCTGGGAGAGGCACGCGCCGACCACCTCGAGGCGTGTCGAGAGAAGATTCGCGGGATCGTTGGCCGCGGCCTGGATCCTGTGATTTTTACGAGCCGTGAGGAAAGACGCTTTGCCGACCGAAGTGAGCGCCTTGCTTTCGGTGAGGCGGTTTCCGCCTTTTTGATGGAGCTGGTGCAAACCCTGCCGGAAAATATCTCCTTTCTCATCAGTAAAGGTGGCATTACCTCCAACGATACCCTGAGTGTTGGTTTGGGTTTGGCGACGGCTCGGGTGGTGGGGCAGATCCTGCCGGGCTGCTCCGTGTTGCTCTGTCCAGACCAACATCCCCGTTATCCCCGCCTGCCCGTGGTGATCTTCCCGGGCAATGTGGGCGACGCCACGTCTCTGGTGCGGGCACGCCGCCGTCTCCGCGGAGAGCGGGCATGA
- a CDS encoding sulfurtransferase TusA family protein — protein MAERTVDARGSFCPGPLMELIANMKSMQVGDTLELLSTDAGSAADVPEWVKKVGHEMVDTQQDGEGTWHIKVRKAK, from the coding sequence ATGGCAGAACGGACGGTGGATGCCCGCGGCAGTTTTTGCCCGGGTCCGTTGATGGAACTCATTGCCAACATGAAGAGCATGCAGGTGGGGGATACCTTGGAGTTGCTCTCCACCGACGCCGGTTCGGCGGCGGACGTGCCGGAGTGGGTCAAGAAAGTCGGCCACGAGATGGTGGATACCCAGCAGGACGGTGAGGGTACCTGGCACATCAAGGTACGCAAGGCGAAGTGA
- a CDS encoding MFS transporter → MEIKEQAEYSSPYRWVMAAVAGIIMTTSFMSLTAFGVAAPAMAKAMDIPPSTLSTAGIDAFSVGLFVAFFLGHGGIFDTRIKLGVLLAQAFLIVPQILLPLLMPLTKSLTLLIALRFCQGLMIMMIALFSLQLAGWFRSSQRGISLAAMLGAITLGGAVGGIVTGSLSRLGWQNVYYITAGIMVLGAVVYFLFARDAAGHAADIQLSKQNSHHKSVWSYPMTWIMGIVQIPNNWTLFTIGGFLPLYAYHLGYQPQQTGNVMFIWGLMGFLIAILGALLGDHWARQDNSHRNFVNARLRVITLANTSVIVGALMILYLAPISYAWFLVSALVVACTMATPPNYWASPCNCFAVASMGAGAFAIGVISNSVSAVGPVASSVLIDTVGWSGVFWVMAILAALGLMVNEIAMRASLPIETEANRQTEPHGDMGAALG, encoded by the coding sequence ATGGAAATAAAGGAACAAGCGGAGTACTCTTCACCCTACCGCTGGGTCATGGCAGCAGTGGCAGGTATCATCATGACCACGAGCTTTATGTCGTTGACGGCTTTTGGCGTGGCCGCCCCGGCCATGGCCAAGGCCATGGATATTCCCCCAAGCACCCTCTCGACGGCGGGCATAGACGCTTTTTCTGTGGGTTTGTTCGTCGCCTTTTTTCTGGGACACGGCGGTATCTTCGATACCCGCATCAAACTTGGTGTGCTGTTGGCGCAAGCCTTTCTCATCGTCCCGCAGATACTTCTGCCGCTCCTCATGCCCCTGACCAAATCCTTGACCCTATTGATCGCCTTGCGTTTTTGCCAGGGTCTGATGATCATGATGATCGCCCTCTTTTCCCTACAGCTGGCGGGCTGGTTTCGTTCTAGTCAACGGGGTATATCGCTGGCGGCCATGCTTGGCGCTATCACCCTCGGCGGCGCGGTGGGCGGTATCGTCACCGGCAGTCTCAGCAGACTTGGCTGGCAAAACGTCTATTACATCACCGCGGGAATCATGGTTTTGGGCGCCGTGGTGTATTTTCTCTTTGCCCGCGACGCCGCCGGCCATGCAGCAGATATCCAATTGTCCAAGCAGAACTCCCACCACAAGAGCGTCTGGTCCTACCCCATGACCTGGATCATGGGGATCGTTCAGATACCCAATAATTGGACGCTTTTCACCATTGGTGGATTTCTGCCGCTCTACGCCTACCATTTGGGCTATCAGCCGCAACAGACTGGCAACGTGATGTTTATCTGGGGACTTATGGGCTTCCTGATAGCTATCCTGGGTGCCCTGCTTGGCGATCACTGGGCCAGGCAAGACAACTCCCACCGGAATTTCGTCAATGCCCGCCTGCGGGTCATCACCCTTGCCAACACCTCCGTGATCGTCGGCGCGCTGATGATTCTCTACCTCGCTCCCATCTCCTACGCCTGGTTTCTGGTGTCGGCTCTGGTGGTGGCCTGCACCATGGCAACCCCGCCAAATTACTGGGCCTCCCCCTGCAACTGCTTCGCCGTTGCGAGCATGGGGGCGGGCGCTTTTGCCATCGGCGTCATCTCCAACTCCGTCAGCGCGGTGGGGCCGGTGGCCTCATCGGTCCTCATCGACACCGTAGGTTGGTCCGGAGTCTTCTGGGTCATGGCCATCCTGGCTGCCCTCGGGCTCATGGTCAATGAAATAGCCATGCGCGCCTCGCTGCCCATCGAGACAGAGGCGAATCGGCAGACTGAGCCTCACGGCGACATGGGAGCGGCGCTGGGCTGA
- a CDS encoding glycerate kinase: protein MRILIAPDHFKGSMRAHEVAEIVRASFVRYLPHAHCTPLPLADGGDGTMAVVVAALGGSFQTVRVRDPLGRLVQARMALVDCSRTAVLEMATASGLLRLSSAQRNPLETSTLGTGDLLRAALDLGVKRIVLGIGGSATNDGGMGMLCALGVRFLDAGGQELAPAGKHLAAIRKLDLSGLDPRLAHTQFEVICDVDNPLLGPQGATWVYGPQKGATTSMQALLEEGMRCYAGHLQRHCPRDVVHSPGAGAAGGLGAACIFLGARLRPGVEAIAELVDLEARIAASDLVITGEGCIDEQTLHGKTVAGVLRLARKHDKPTIVIAGRARIGREDWQNLGASALFTTLSDVLPEADIVATAAANLERTAASIAAVLGLCSQAPEPDSGDLGYISPAPLPCRREAQSADSPLSRWAARRAWLFH, encoded by the coding sequence ATGCGCATATTGATCGCACCGGACCACTTCAAAGGTAGCATGCGCGCCCATGAAGTGGCGGAGATCGTGCGCGCGTCCTTCGTCCGCTACCTTCCGCACGCCCATTGTACCCCATTGCCCCTGGCGGACGGCGGTGACGGGACCATGGCGGTCGTTGTCGCTGCGCTTGGCGGAAGCTTTCAGACAGTAAGGGTCCGGGATCCTCTGGGACGCTTGGTACAGGCCCGTATGGCCTTGGTGGACTGCAGTCGCACCGCCGTTCTGGAAATGGCCACGGCCAGCGGTCTATTGCGCCTATCGTCGGCACAGCGCAATCCACTGGAAACCAGTACCCTGGGGACGGGCGATCTGCTGCGCGCGGCACTGGATCTGGGTGTGAAACGCATCGTCCTCGGCATTGGAGGTAGTGCCACCAACGACGGGGGAATGGGTATGCTCTGCGCCCTGGGTGTCCGTTTCCTGGATGCGGGTGGACAGGAACTCGCGCCCGCTGGCAAGCATCTGGCGGCCATCCGGAAGTTGGATCTCAGTGGTCTGGATCCGCGCCTTGCGCACACCCAGTTCGAGGTGATCTGTGATGTTGACAATCCCCTGCTAGGTCCTCAGGGGGCAACGTGGGTGTATGGACCGCAGAAGGGGGCGACGACGTCCATGCAGGCCCTTCTCGAGGAGGGTATGCGCTGCTACGCCGGGCACCTGCAACGCCATTGTCCCCGGGATGTGGTGCACAGTCCCGGCGCTGGTGCGGCGGGTGGTCTTGGTGCTGCCTGCATCTTTTTGGGAGCCCGGTTGCGACCTGGGGTAGAGGCCATCGCCGAACTGGTAGATCTCGAGGCCCGCATCGCTGCCAGCGATCTGGTCATAACCGGTGAGGGCTGCATCGATGAGCAGACACTGCACGGCAAGACCGTGGCCGGAGTTCTGCGGCTGGCGCGAAAGCACGACAAACCCACCATCGTCATTGCCGGCAGGGCACGCATCGGCAGGGAAGACTGGCAAAACCTGGGTGCTTCGGCTCTGTTCACAACGCTGTCGGACGTGTTGCCCGAAGCAGATATCGTGGCGACGGCAGCAGCAAACCTGGAACGGACGGCGGCGAGTATTGCCGCCGTCCTGGGCCTCTGCTCCCAGGCCCCGGAACCCGACTCTGGCGACCTGGGCTACATCAGCCCAGCGCCGCTCCCATGTCGCCGTGAGGCTCAGTCTGCCGATTCGCCTCTGTCTCGATGGGCAGCGAGGCGCGCATGGCTATTTCATTGA
- a CDS encoding CZB domain-containing protein, translating into MQHLRAIAAHANYLKRVRACLAEEVACTCHKPHDRCDFGLWWYAEVFPRKADFSGEAQALIDSIDRIHRDFHGASQKIMELSAAGNTAEARRWETELMQHSNRLIQAILQLDDASIAP; encoded by the coding sequence GTGCAACACCTGCGTGCCATCGCTGCCCACGCCAATTACCTCAAACGGGTCCGCGCCTGCCTGGCGGAAGAAGTAGCCTGCACCTGCCACAAACCCCACGATCGATGCGATTTCGGTTTGTGGTGGTACGCCGAGGTTTTTCCGCGCAAGGCGGATTTTTCTGGGGAGGCCCAGGCGCTCATCGACTCCATAGACCGGATACACCGGGATTTTCACGGGGCGTCCCAGAAGATCATGGAGCTTTCGGCTGCCGGCAACACCGCCGAGGCAAGGCGCTGGGAGACTGAACTCATGCAGCATTCCAACCGCCTCATTCAGGCCATCCTCCAGCTGGATGACGCGAGTATCGCTCCCTAA
- a CDS encoding sigma-54 interaction domain-containing protein, translating into MEKLRNSLDPARLHGDSSVSETALELESALNIQQNPMVLIDRDYRIVAANRAYREAYGVRREEIVGKHCHEISHHSPIPCHMRGEDCPHQAVFRTGQAHEVRHIHYDQNNHAEHVRIRGHVLHDPSGRTYLGEEIIRLPPQDDAITCNDLRMVGKSPAFLRCLHHLEMAARTDASILLFGESGVGKELAAQAIHHFSSRAAGPLITVDCATLPENLFESEIFGHERGAFTGCVGRKLGLYEQAHGGTLFLDEVGELPLGMQAKLLRVLETGSFRRLGGNDNLRADVRVVAATNRDLRAMAAQRHFREDLYYRLAAITIDLPPLRDRREDIPGIAKVLLERIGRDWSGHWTLSREAERRLCAYNFPGNVRELRNILQKAAALADGPIIEAKHLEFFHPATPESSAMPSVPAARPRPAPGRGQCPADLLDLLERFQGNRRQVAEYLGVSERSVYRWLKRLDRD; encoded by the coding sequence ATGGAAAAACTACGCAATAGCTTGGACCCGGCGCGACTGCACGGTGACAGCAGCGTTTCCGAGACCGCCCTGGAGCTCGAGTCGGCCTTGAACATTCAGCAGAATCCCATGGTCCTCATCGACCGGGATTACCGCATTGTCGCCGCCAATCGCGCCTACCGGGAGGCCTATGGTGTGCGTCGCGAGGAGATCGTCGGCAAGCATTGCCACGAGATTTCCCACCACTCTCCCATCCCCTGTCACATGCGCGGCGAGGATTGCCCCCACCAAGCGGTATTTCGTACCGGTCAGGCGCACGAGGTGCGGCACATCCATTACGATCAGAACAATCACGCCGAGCACGTGCGCATCCGCGGACACGTCCTGCACGACCCGAGTGGTCGCACCTACCTGGGGGAAGAAATCATTCGCCTCCCTCCCCAGGACGATGCCATCACCTGCAACGATCTGCGCATGGTGGGCAAATCTCCGGCGTTTCTGCGCTGTCTGCATCACCTCGAAATGGCGGCACGGACGGATGCGAGCATCCTGCTGTTTGGCGAGAGTGGGGTGGGAAAAGAGTTGGCGGCCCAAGCCATCCACCACTTTTCTTCCCGAGCCGCCGGCCCCTTGATTACGGTGGACTGCGCGACACTCCCGGAGAATCTCTTTGAGAGCGAGATTTTCGGTCATGAACGCGGCGCCTTTACCGGCTGTGTCGGGCGCAAGCTCGGATTGTACGAACAGGCGCACGGAGGCACGCTCTTTCTGGATGAGGTGGGAGAGTTGCCCCTGGGCATGCAGGCCAAGCTGCTGCGGGTATTGGAAACCGGCAGCTTCCGCCGTTTGGGCGGCAACGACAATCTTCGTGCCGATGTGCGGGTGGTGGCCGCCACCAATCGCGATTTGCGCGCCATGGCTGCGCAAAGGCATTTTCGAGAGGATCTGTACTACCGTCTGGCGGCCATCACCATTGATCTGCCGCCACTACGCGATCGGCGCGAGGACATTCCGGGCATTGCCAAGGTGCTGCTGGAGCGCATCGGGCGCGACTGGAGCGGGCATTGGACGCTCTCCCGGGAAGCCGAGCGGCGGCTGTGCGCCTACAACTTCCCGGGAAACGTGCGCGAACTGCGCAACATACTCCAGAAAGCGGCGGCTCTGGCCGATGGTCCGATCATCGAAGCCAAGCATCTGGAGTTTTTCCACCCCGCCACGCCCGAGAGTTCGGCCATGCCCAGCGTACCGGCGGCGCGTCCACGACCGGCACCGGGGCGTGGGCAGTGCCCCGCGGATCTGCTGGACCTACTCGAGCGCTTTCAGGGCAATCGCCGCCAGGTAGCGGAATATCTTGGGGTGAGCGAGCGTAGCGTTTATCGCTGGCTGAAGCGCCTGGATAGGGACTGA
- a CDS encoding NAD(P)/FAD-dependent oxidoreductase, whose protein sequence is MRVLVVGGGMGGTIFANHLARRIHHELKTGKARITMVSATHEHVYQPGWLYVAMGRATPDELVREQQSLLEPGIDFHVDPVEEFHLAENHVKCKSGKVHEYDLIVISTGSRPLPENIPGLKENSVDCYSAERAMQFYDRLSQFKGGRIVVTVGLPHKCPMIPLEVTFAMYDFIKDRGLLDKTEFYYTYPIGRVHSLENVAKWAAPEFDAKGIKYETLFNMKEVDGKNGCVRSEEGGEVKFDLLVGVPPHKGQEVIEKNGLGENGWIPTNRHSLHMEGEHGKNVIVLGDTTNLPISKAGSTAHFEAETAAENVAAVVKMGHPVKSYDGKVFCFIEAGKDRATYAMFNYQNPPQPKAPTGAVHAFKMAYNKLYWATARGLL, encoded by the coding sequence ATGAGAGTTCTCGTTGTCGGCGGCGGTATGGGCGGTACCATTTTTGCCAATCATTTGGCGCGGCGGATCCACCACGAACTGAAGACGGGCAAGGCCCGCATCACCATGGTGTCGGCCACCCACGAACACGTCTATCAGCCGGGCTGGCTGTACGTGGCCATGGGGCGCGCCACCCCCGATGAGTTGGTGCGCGAGCAGCAGAGTCTGCTCGAACCCGGCATCGATTTCCACGTGGACCCGGTGGAGGAGTTCCACCTTGCCGAGAACCACGTCAAGTGCAAGAGCGGCAAGGTCCACGAGTACGACCTCATCGTCATCTCCACGGGCTCGCGGCCCTTGCCGGAGAATATTCCGGGCCTCAAGGAAAACTCGGTGGACTGCTATTCCGCCGAACGGGCGATGCAGTTCTATGACCGCCTGTCCCAGTTCAAGGGGGGCCGCATCGTCGTTACCGTAGGCCTGCCCCACAAGTGCCCCATGATCCCGCTGGAAGTCACCTTTGCCATGTACGACTTCATCAAGGATCGGGGACTCCTGGACAAGACCGAGTTCTACTACACCTACCCCATCGGTCGGGTGCACAGCTTGGAGAACGTGGCCAAGTGGGCCGCTCCGGAGTTCGACGCCAAGGGCATCAAGTACGAGACCCTCTTCAACATGAAGGAAGTGGATGGCAAGAACGGCTGTGTGCGCAGTGAGGAAGGGGGCGAGGTGAAGTTCGATCTGCTCGTCGGTGTGCCGCCCCACAAGGGTCAGGAAGTCATCGAGAAGAACGGCCTCGGGGAAAACGGCTGGATCCCCACCAACCGCCACAGCCTGCACATGGAAGGGGAGCACGGCAAGAACGTCATCGTCCTCGGCGATACCACCAACCTGCCCATCTCCAAGGCCGGTTCCACGGCCCACTTCGAGGCGGAGACGGCGGCGGAGAACGTGGCGGCGGTGGTGAAGATGGGCCATCCGGTCAAGAGCTACGACGGCAAGGTCTTCTGCTTCATCGAAGCGGGCAAGGACCGCGCCACCTACGCCATGTTCAACTACCAGAACCCGCCCCAGCCCAAGGCGCCCACCGGTGCCGTGCACGCCTTCAAGATGGCGTACAACAAGCTCTACTGGGCGACGGCCCGAGGTCTGCTCTAA